The following are encoded in a window of Candidatus Neomarinimicrobiota bacterium genomic DNA:
- a CDS encoding epimerase, whose product YSCFVSEQTRLPFMTMWDAVGAILALMKAPKNSLRRAVYHVAAFSPSARDFREKIVSFFPNAEIDFAVDENRQSIVDSWPMDIDDTAAREQWGWNPEYDFDGAFEDYLIPEIRKRYNP is encoded by the coding sequence CTATTCCTGTTTCGTGTCGGAACAGACCCGGTTGCCATTCATGACAATGTGGGATGCGGTCGGAGCGATCTTGGCACTCATGAAAGCCCCAAAGAACTCACTTCGCCGGGCGGTGTATCACGTCGCAGCATTCAGCCCCTCTGCCAGGGATTTCCGGGAGAAGATTGTCTCTTTTTTCCCGAATGCCGAGATAGATTTCGCGGTGGACGAGAACCGACAATCCATCGTGGATAGCTGGCCTATGGATATTGACGATACGGCAGCCCGTGAGCAGTGGGGATGGAATCCGGAATATGATTTCGACGGCGCGTTTGAAGACTACTTGATACCTGAGATCCGGAAAAGGTACAACCCTTGA
- the kbl gene encoding glycine C-acetyltransferase, whose protein sequence is MHIVQTRLTEELHNIRDSGLFKEERVIESQQQADIKVKGKSVLNFCSNNYLGLANSPELIRAAQMGLEKWGFGLSSVRFICGTQTIHKNLERRISEFLQTDDTILYTSCFDANGGLFETLLGPEDAIISDQLNHASIIDGIRLCKAGRFRFEHANMNALEKVLEETRSHRTRLIATDGVFSMDGDVAKLDVICDLARKFDALVLVDDSHASGFFGPTGRGTAEQCGVLGRVDIITSTLGKALGGASGGFTSGRKEIIDLLRQRSRPYLFSNTLAPPIVAASIACLDMLFDTTELRDRLEVNTRYFRKEMTDAGFDIKRGIHPIVPIMLGDAKLAQDMAADLLNEGIYVIGFSYPVVPKGEARIRVQVSAAHTKKHLDRAVEAFKEVGRKYGVV, encoded by the coding sequence ATGCATATAGTTCAAACGAGACTGACGGAAGAACTCCATAATATCAGAGATTCCGGCTTGTTCAAGGAGGAACGTGTCATAGAGTCCCAGCAGCAAGCTGACATCAAGGTCAAGGGTAAATCCGTTCTCAACTTCTGTTCAAACAATTACCTGGGCCTGGCAAACAGTCCGGAGCTCATCAGGGCGGCGCAGATGGGTCTCGAAAAATGGGGATTTGGGCTCAGCTCGGTACGGTTCATCTGCGGGACGCAGACGATTCACAAGAATCTGGAGCGGAGAATTTCAGAATTTCTTCAAACGGATGATACGATTCTCTACACATCGTGCTTTGATGCCAACGGCGGCTTGTTTGAGACTCTCCTGGGGCCCGAAGACGCCATCATTTCAGACCAGTTGAATCACGCATCCATTATTGATGGAATAAGGCTCTGCAAGGCGGGCCGGTTTCGATTTGAGCATGCGAACATGAACGCTCTTGAGAAAGTGCTGGAAGAGACCCGGTCTCACCGTACCAGACTTATTGCCACAGATGGTGTCTTCTCCATGGATGGAGATGTGGCAAAACTGGATGTCATCTGCGATCTTGCCAGGAAATTTGACGCACTCGTACTGGTGGACGATTCCCATGCTTCGGGATTTTTTGGTCCCACAGGCCGCGGTACTGCGGAGCAGTGCGGAGTCCTGGGCCGGGTGGATATCATCACCTCGACTCTGGGAAAGGCGCTTGGAGGGGCTAGCGGTGGTTTCACGTCAGGTCGGAAGGAAATCATCGACCTCCTCCGGCAGAGATCCAGGCCTTACCTTTTCAGCAATACCCTGGCTCCCCCTATCGTGGCCGCCAGTATTGCCTGCCTCGACATGCTGTTTGATACCACCGAACTGAGAGACCGCCTCGAAGTAAACACCCGCTACTTCCGGAAAGAGATGACGGATGCTGGATTTGACATCAAGCGGGGGATCCACCCAATCGTTCCCATCATGCTGGGTGATGCCAAACTGGCTCAGGACATGGCGGCGGATCTTCTGAACGAGGGGATTTACGTGATCGGATTCTCCTACCCCGTTGTGCCTAAAGGAGAAGCCCGGATCCGCGTACAGGTGAGCGCTGCCCACACAAAGAAGCACCTGGACCGGGCAGTGGAGGCGTTTAAGGAAGTGGGCAGGAAGTATGGTGTGGTGTGA